Proteins encoded by one window of Rutidosis leptorrhynchoides isolate AG116_Rl617_1_P2 chromosome 7, CSIRO_AGI_Rlap_v1, whole genome shotgun sequence:
- the LOC139858108 gene encoding CRM-domain containing factor CFM9, mitochondrial-like: protein MFATKHRCFQTLTSRLITNYSKDFKLLLRPNLTPKYDIQSNFMIRDESVLSSIRFWNCFDENRMYSTSKGRSMRSKVEMRMKKESGKTLREIRRAKKIQKKLMTDEERLIYNLKRAKKKVALLLQKLKKYELPELPPPRHDPELLTPEQVQALKKIGFRNRNYVPVGVRGVFGGVVQNMHMHWKFHETVQVCCDNFPKEKIKEMATMLARLSGGIVVNIHNVKTIIMFRGRNYRQPKNLIPINTLTKRKALFKARFEQALDSQKLNIKKIEQQLRRMNLNPDDPVAMASIQRVASTFFNAIDNKEGSPYVFRGDDKNRTVNVIEESESGDDSDQEELDKFIAEIEDAADREWEAEEAAEKEEVNKIRYLYKEDYDGRYTKPGMGRMAPQRNNSSNSETDDEDEEDDEDEEEAHYVRKVDRSKGGHNGKPRNVRSEFVREESEQEDILDDLENVMFESDEENKLSSSLKAPNYDSESKGKTSKNMDEDWDSD from the exons ATGTTTGCTACAAAACACCGCTGCTTTCAAACCCTAACCTCTCGTTTGATTACCAATTACTCCAA GGATTTCAAGTTGTTGTTACGGCCCAATTTGACACCTAAGTATGATATACAGTCAAATTTTATGATTAGAGATGAAAGTGTATTGAGCTCAATTAGGTTTTGGAATTGTTTCGATGAAAATCGAATGTATTCGACATCGAAAGGACGAAGCATGAGAAGTAAAGTGGAGATGAGGATGAAAAAAGAGTCTGGTAAAACCCTAAGGGAGATCAGGAGGGCTAAAAAGATTCAAAAAAAGTTAATGACTGATGAAGAACGCCTCATTTATAACCTTAAAAGA GCCAAGAAAAAGGTGGCATTACTACTTCAGAAGCTGAAAAAATACGAACTACCAGAGTTACCACCTCCTCGGCATGATCCTGAGCTATTGACCCCCGAACAAGTTCAGGCATTAAAAAAGATTGGTTTCAGAAATAGAAATTATGTACCGGTTGGTGTTCGTGGAGTGTTTGGAGGTGTTGTTCAAAACATGCACATGCATTGGAAATTTCATGAAACCGTGCAAGTTTGTTGCGATAACTTCCCCAAGGAAAAGATCAAGGAGATGGCGACCATGCTTGCACGGTTAAGTGGTGGCATTGTGGTTAACATACATAACGTCAAAACGATTATCATGTTTCGTGGAAGAAATTATAGACAACCCAAGAATTTGATACCGATTAACACCCTTACGAAACGGAAG GCATTATTTAAAGCTAGATTTGAACAAGCGCTTGATTCTCAAAAACTGAACATAAAGAAAATAGAGCAGCAGCTTAGGAGGATGAACTTAAACCCCGATGATCCAGTCGCCATGGCCAGCATACAAAGAGTGGCATCCACATTCTTTAATGCAATAGACAACAAGGAAGGAAGCCCTTACGTTTTCCGCGGTGATGACAAAAATCGCACCGTAAACGTAATCGAAGAATCGGAATCCGGTGACGATAGTGATCAAGAAGAGCTCGATAAATTCATAGCTGAGATCGAGGATGCGGCCGATCGAGAGTGGGAAGCAGAGGAAGCTGCGGAAAAAGAAGAAGTCAACAAAATTAGATATCTTTATAAAGAAGATTACGATGGAAGGTATACAAAGCCGGGAATGGGTAGGATGGCCCCACAAAGGAATAATAGTAGTAATAGTGAGACTgacgatgaagatgaagaagacgatgaagatgaagaagaagctcATTATGTTCGTAAAGTGGATAGATCGAAGGGTGGTCATAATGGAAAACCTAGAAATGTTAGGAGCGAATTTGTTCGAGAAGAATCTGAACAGGAAGATATTTTGGATGATCTGGAAAATGTCATGTTTGAATCTGACGAAGAAAATAAATTGTCGTCATCATTAAAAGCGCCAAATTATGACAGTGAAAGCAAggggaaaacgtcgaaaaatatggATGAAGATTGGGATAGTGATTAA
- the LOC139860041 gene encoding uncharacterized protein → MAKSYSSNSTYLETFKNNLVPKKVEVFVWRARNERLLVLSELDKRGIDLHSVLCPLCDSNIESVSHSLLTCDKVQDVWEKVREWWGFDSTNLSFDNLLRGLVPSSCSELGGIIWQAVEWISCYLIWRNRNQNVFKKTTWTTPNALNEIQVKSYDWIAKRCKRRKIDWIAKRCKRRKIDWHDWLHNPKSFLV, encoded by the coding sequence ATGGCGAAAAGTTATTCATCAAATAGCACGTATTTGGAGACTTTTAAAAACAATCTTGTTCCTAAAAAGGTGGAGGTTTTTGTTTGGAGAGCAAGGAATGAGAGATTACTCGTCTTATCCGAACTTGATAAACGGGGAATTGATCTTCACTCCGTCCTTTGCCCTCTTTGTGATAGTAATATTGAATCGGTGAGTCACTCTCTTTTGACATGTGATAAAGTTCAAGATGTATGGGAAAAGGTTCGGGAATGGTGGGGTTTTGATTCGACCAATCTTTCTTTTGATAATCTCCTTCGTGGTCTTGTTCCTTCGTCTTGTTCCGAATTGGGTGGCATCATATGGCAAGCGGTGGAATGGATTAGTTGTTATCTCATTTGGAGAAATAGAAACCAAAATGTTTTTAAAAAGACTACTTGGACTACTCCAAATGCACTTAACGAAATCCAAGTAAAGAGTTATGATTGGATCGCGAAGCGTTGCAAAAGAAGAAAGATTGATTGGATTGCGAAGCGTTGCAAAAGAAGAAAGATTGATTGGCACGATTGGCTACATAATCCAAAATCTTTTCTAGTTTAA